One region of Monomorium pharaonis isolate MP-MQ-018 chromosome 11, ASM1337386v2, whole genome shotgun sequence genomic DNA includes:
- the LOC105840825 gene encoding glutaminyl-peptide cyclotransferase isoform X2 — translation METGELSREERSATPHLLMQRVAFAVDARLPRSTDMFALCVLFLAVFFARPYATERDGSSGIPFTREKYYHVPGSLTNEQVATLSDLANVTHLNEVLDNICVVRIVGTPEHAMVKEYIKRSMKNLGWTVESDIFQADTPVFGKLKFENIITKLNPNAKRYLTLACHFDSKYTRERDFIGATDSAVPCAQLINLATVMSKYLTEQDVSLMFIFFDGEEAFEEWGPNDSIYGAKHLAKQWHNTKITYGGKNNFSELDRMDILVLLDLLGAPDPTFYNYFKNTEKWYSLLVNIEKKLAHMRKFESYSYGRPEQRYFQPYSFEAHIEDDHIPFLKKDVPILHIIPTPFPPFWHKSGDNRHNIDLKTTENINKILRIFVASYLHLSNV, via the exons ATGGAGACTGGAGAGCTTAGCCGCGAGGAACGGAGCGCAACTCCTCATCTTTTAATGCAACGCGTCGCGTTCGCAGTCGACGCGCGACTGCCACGGAGCACGGATATGTTCGCGCTATGCGTCCTCTTCCTGGCTGTGTTCTTCGCGCGACCGTACGCGACCGAGCGGGATGGCTCGAGCGGGATACCGTTCACGAGGGAGAAA TACTATCACGTGCCCGGCTCGCTGACGAATGAACAGGTCGCCACGTTGTCCGACCTCGCGAACGTCACTCACTTGAATGAGGTATTGGATAACATATGTGTGGTGAGGATCGTAGGAACCCCCGAACATGCGATGGTGAAGGAG tATATCAAAAGGTCAATGAAAAATCTGGGTTGGACAGTTGAATCGGACATATTTCAAGCTGACACGCCTGTATTTGGCAAGCTAAAGTTCGAAAACATAATAACAAAGTTAAATCCTAATGCAAAAAGATACTTAACGCTGGCTTGTCATTTTGATTCGAAGTACACGAGGGAGCGAGACTTTATTGGAGCCACAGACAGTGCTGTGCCATGTGCTCAATTGATAAATTTGGCAACTGTCATGAGTAAATACTTGACTGAACAA GACGTCAGTTTGATGTTTATTTTCTTCGATGGAGAAGAAGCGTTCGAGGAATGGGGTCCGAACGATTCAATTTACGGTGCTAAACACTTAGCTAAACAATGgcataatacaaaaattacttacggcggaaaaaacaatttctccGAATTGGATAGAATG gACATATTGGTTCTTCTTGACTTACTAGGCGCTCCTGACCCGACGTTTtacaattactttaaaaacacTGAGAAATGGTACTCCTTGCTAGTCaatattgaaaagaaattagCTCATATGAGAAAGTTCGAGTCGTATTCATATGGCAGACCGGAACAGAGGTATTTTCAACCGTACTCGTTCGAGGCGCATATCGAAGACGATCACATTCCCTTCTTGAAGAAAG ACGTGCCTATTTTGCATATAATACCTACCCCATTTCCGCCGTTTTGGCACAAATCTGGTGACAATCGAcacaatattgatttaaagaCTACAGAGAATATTAACAAGATACTCAGGATATTCGTCGCTTCTTATTTACATCTATCAAATGTCTAA
- the LOC105840825 gene encoding glutaminyl-peptide cyclotransferase isoform X1: protein METGELSREERSATPHLLMQRVAFAVDARLPRSTDMFALCVLFLAVFFARPYATERDGSSGIPFTREKYYHVPGSLTNEQVATLSDLANVTHLNEVLDNICVVRIVGTPEHAMVKEYIKRSMKNLGWTVESDIFQADTPVFGKLKFENIITKLNPNAKRYLTLACHFDSKYTRERDFIGATDSAVPCAQLINLATVMSKYLTEQQDVSLMFIFFDGEEAFEEWGPNDSIYGAKHLAKQWHNTKITYGGKNNFSELDRMDILVLLDLLGAPDPTFYNYFKNTEKWYSLLVNIEKKLAHMRKFESYSYGRPEQRYFQPYSFEAHIEDDHIPFLKKDVPILHIIPTPFPPFWHKSGDNRHNIDLKTTENINKILRIFVASYLHLSNV, encoded by the exons ATGGAGACTGGAGAGCTTAGCCGCGAGGAACGGAGCGCAACTCCTCATCTTTTAATGCAACGCGTCGCGTTCGCAGTCGACGCGCGACTGCCACGGAGCACGGATATGTTCGCGCTATGCGTCCTCTTCCTGGCTGTGTTCTTCGCGCGACCGTACGCGACCGAGCGGGATGGCTCGAGCGGGATACCGTTCACGAGGGAGAAA TACTATCACGTGCCCGGCTCGCTGACGAATGAACAGGTCGCCACGTTGTCCGACCTCGCGAACGTCACTCACTTGAATGAGGTATTGGATAACATATGTGTGGTGAGGATCGTAGGAACCCCCGAACATGCGATGGTGAAGGAG tATATCAAAAGGTCAATGAAAAATCTGGGTTGGACAGTTGAATCGGACATATTTCAAGCTGACACGCCTGTATTTGGCAAGCTAAAGTTCGAAAACATAATAACAAAGTTAAATCCTAATGCAAAAAGATACTTAACGCTGGCTTGTCATTTTGATTCGAAGTACACGAGGGAGCGAGACTTTATTGGAGCCACAGACAGTGCTGTGCCATGTGCTCAATTGATAAATTTGGCAACTGTCATGAGTAAATACTTGACTGAACAA cAGGACGTCAGTTTGATGTTTATTTTCTTCGATGGAGAAGAAGCGTTCGAGGAATGGGGTCCGAACGATTCAATTTACGGTGCTAAACACTTAGCTAAACAATGgcataatacaaaaattacttacggcggaaaaaacaatttctccGAATTGGATAGAATG gACATATTGGTTCTTCTTGACTTACTAGGCGCTCCTGACCCGACGTTTtacaattactttaaaaacacTGAGAAATGGTACTCCTTGCTAGTCaatattgaaaagaaattagCTCATATGAGAAAGTTCGAGTCGTATTCATATGGCAGACCGGAACAGAGGTATTTTCAACCGTACTCGTTCGAGGCGCATATCGAAGACGATCACATTCCCTTCTTGAAGAAAG ACGTGCCTATTTTGCATATAATACCTACCCCATTTCCGCCGTTTTGGCACAAATCTGGTGACAATCGAcacaatattgatttaaagaCTACAGAGAATATTAACAAGATACTCAGGATATTCGTCGCTTCTTATTTACATCTATCAAATGTCTAA
- the LOC105840825 gene encoding glutaminyl-peptide cyclotransferase isoform X3: MARAGYRSRGRNLLSPADAFSDKSLRDFQYYHVPGSLTNEQVATLSDLANVTHLNEVLDNICVVRIVGTPEHAMVKEYIKRSMKNLGWTVESDIFQADTPVFGKLKFENIITKLNPNAKRYLTLACHFDSKYTRERDFIGATDSAVPCAQLINLATVMSKYLTEQQDVSLMFIFFDGEEAFEEWGPNDSIYGAKHLAKQWHNTKITYGGKNNFSELDRMDILVLLDLLGAPDPTFYNYFKNTEKWYSLLVNIEKKLAHMRKFESYSYGRPEQRYFQPYSFEAHIEDDHIPFLKKDVPILHIIPTPFPPFWHKSGDNRHNIDLKTTENINKILRIFVASYLHLSNV; encoded by the exons ATGGCTCGAGCGGGATACCGTTCACGAGGGAGAAA TCTATTGTCACCGGCTGATGCCTTTTCTGACAAGTCATTGCGTGATTTCCAGTACTATCACGTGCCCGGCTCGCTGACGAATGAACAGGTCGCCACGTTGTCCGACCTCGCGAACGTCACTCACTTGAATGAGGTATTGGATAACATATGTGTGGTGAGGATCGTAGGAACCCCCGAACATGCGATGGTGAAGGAG tATATCAAAAGGTCAATGAAAAATCTGGGTTGGACAGTTGAATCGGACATATTTCAAGCTGACACGCCTGTATTTGGCAAGCTAAAGTTCGAAAACATAATAACAAAGTTAAATCCTAATGCAAAAAGATACTTAACGCTGGCTTGTCATTTTGATTCGAAGTACACGAGGGAGCGAGACTTTATTGGAGCCACAGACAGTGCTGTGCCATGTGCTCAATTGATAAATTTGGCAACTGTCATGAGTAAATACTTGACTGAACAA cAGGACGTCAGTTTGATGTTTATTTTCTTCGATGGAGAAGAAGCGTTCGAGGAATGGGGTCCGAACGATTCAATTTACGGTGCTAAACACTTAGCTAAACAATGgcataatacaaaaattacttacggcggaaaaaacaatttctccGAATTGGATAGAATG gACATATTGGTTCTTCTTGACTTACTAGGCGCTCCTGACCCGACGTTTtacaattactttaaaaacacTGAGAAATGGTACTCCTTGCTAGTCaatattgaaaagaaattagCTCATATGAGAAAGTTCGAGTCGTATTCATATGGCAGACCGGAACAGAGGTATTTTCAACCGTACTCGTTCGAGGCGCATATCGAAGACGATCACATTCCCTTCTTGAAGAAAG ACGTGCCTATTTTGCATATAATACCTACCCCATTTCCGCCGTTTTGGCACAAATCTGGTGACAATCGAcacaatattgatttaaagaCTACAGAGAATATTAACAAGATACTCAGGATATTCGTCGCTTCTTATTTACATCTATCAAATGTCTAA